From Oreochromis niloticus isolate F11D_XX linkage group LG15, O_niloticus_UMD_NMBU, whole genome shotgun sequence:
cagcaaaaaataaCTGTTACATCACCCAGCCTCTGAGTATCTTCACGCAGTCTTTATTTATTAACTGTAAAGCCACATAGGATCAATAAAACACTGGTTCATATATATTAAAGACATTCTGAATAACATATTGTATACATCATTTCATGATGTTATGAGCTAGGACTAAACTGCTGGCTTGTCATCAAAACTGACATAAATCCTCttatgcagtgtgtgtgtgtgtgtgtgtgtgtgtgtgtgtgtgtgtgtgtgtgtgtgtgtgtgttggggcgGGGGGGGTGTACACTAAATTGTTTGATGTCTCACTTAATCTATATTTATGTTCAGCTGCAGTTGAGGAATGTACATTGATGAACTTGCAAGGTTTATGTAAAAGTGGTTGGAACTGGCCCTAATGAGCAAAACACTGTAGTAAAAACTAAGTACGTGCCAAACATCTTACCCAGTAGGTTATTCAACTGCAGATGTTGAGAACTGCAGCTGGGGCCAACATAAACTGTATAGAAAAAGCAAGAGAGAACACCGTGACAGACGACAGAAAGCTCTGTCATCATTTGAGATCATTTCCTTTCTGTTCTCCAGATATAAACTTTAAGCAACCATTTTGTGCTACAGAACATctgtttattgtcattttttatgaaataattaaaaaaagtctTTCTGTGTCTGCTGCCAGCTGGCTCCGTaatcaaaaacatcaaaaaaatgaaacctaCTGTAGGTCACGTCtttgagtctaaagttttcttTACAGGTTCAAAATCAATCCTGACAGGGAAGCTTCACTCAGAGACTTCTCTTACAAATAGGTGGATCTTATCCGTGGTGGTGAAAGACTGAAATAACAATTCAGGTCAGGAATTTGACTCCCTATCATGCCATGCATtttacaaaaaacccaaacGGTGTTTACCAAGGAAAACTTTGCATactgcaaaacagaaacaaagaaagaaaaagaaaaaatgaaagaaaatgtatAATTTTGTATACTTAGTTTTAAAGGTATTCAGTACACTTGAAAAAACTCGCATGAATTTTTCACCTTTTAAAAAGAGAATGTGATACTGCTGAAAATTTAGCATCAagcaaaagagtaaaaaaaaaccaacccacACAAAAACGCATACATTCAAATTTTTTTGATTAATCTGTCCAACACACCCTTGCACAGCTGTGTAACCTCATTCTGTAGACGTAATAATGATGGTGATAGTAGAGTCGATCATTTTCACACTTGTATTCATTCTCTATGTGCCAAGCTGTGCAGTGTATTCTCTTTGCTTTTAGAGGGACTTTAAAATTTAGTTCCGAGGCATCGAGTGCAACTTTCTGGCTCAGGAACCTCTCCCCAAAAATGTAAACTAACCCTTGACTCTCACATTTCTCAAGCACATATTGTTGTTCTATTTTTGAAGCAATAATCAGTCTCTCAAAACATGCCGTCATGTTGTCCATGACAAAAGAAGCTGCTGAGATGTGCCAGGACCGCCCTTCATTTATTTTGAATAGGAGAGTATGGAGGCGTTGTTTCACTGAACTGTTCTGTCAACAGTGAGACTCTGAGACAATGGCTTCTGTGCAGTGGATTTGGATCTGGGAAATTTGTTGTAGGGTTGAAAACTTTTCACTGATCATTATGTTCGTCCAGCTACTCTGAAGAGTTGCTGCAATGTAAATGGCCTACGTTCCTGCCGGGTAAGTCCACTGCCATCAGGGAATGCTGTTGCTATGTGTGGCAAGCTTGTTCTGCAATATTGTTTAGTTGGATAGTAAACAGCAGAGTACAATATTGTGGAAAAGGTCTTGCATCACCCCTCAGTTCATTATATTTTGCCTCTGAGGAGCCAGAATTTGTTGTAACTTTTCCATTGGTcctgagcaatagttctccaggtgttctgaaggtctttcaaagttttgctttggacattggctggtttttcactcattttcagtccattgTTGTACTTGACCATTTTCAGAcgaatgttttatttgttaattAATTTAACAGTGACATATCAATCACTCAAGCATCAACTCAAGGGacaccagtgttgtgtctacatgtAGCAGACAAATTAGCAAAGAACcaactttaaatctttatacCTGTATACTCCAGATACTTGCAGCCTgtcataaaaacacataatttgctcccatttctttagttaaatCTACAAAAAATGATGCCAAAGATAATGATGACAGGAAAAAATAGTATATGTGTACAAACAAGGTGAATCCCAAAGAGCTATTGGCGGGAAATTTGGAATATTTCACCACAATATGCACCGTGTCCTTCAACAGATTTGAGGTACCTGGACAAGCAGAAGACAAAGAAAGTGTGACTACtgagaacccccccccccccccccccccaaacaaaatacaaaacaatctacagcagatgaacagtatctaaaAGATACATCattaagaaacaggaagaaatccaGCAAAAATCTGACACAGGATCTGAGaaatgcatctggcccttcagttgatcatCTGCTGtttactgaagcctcatcatGAAGGGTCTTGGTGGAACGGTGGCTGTCAAGAAACCATACTTAAGGAAGTAAAAGAATGAAAAGTTACACAAGAAATGTACTGAACAgataaatccttttttttttttattcaaatcaTCATTCAATGTATGGAGGACGTCAGAAGAGAGGTACAAAAGTAAGGGCCatcagccatctgtaaaacacagcacagaCGCTGTTATTGTTTGTGGCTGCACTTCAGACAGTTGTGTTAGAGATCTTGTCAAATTGGATGGAATTATAAATTCAGAAAGGTacaatcagattttgatccCACATAAAGTATCATATGAAAGATGTCTGACTGGCAACCTGACTGATCATCTTGACTGAGAACAACATATAAGGCAGCAAATATCCAAAGAAGACCTTTGAAAGTCCTTCAAATAGCCTTGAGAACCATTTCTGAAGACTAaggacatttcaaaataaaggtgGTCAATAAATTGCAACCTCATTAGTATTGTTCAGGCTTTATTTTCGCCATATAtgctgttttttcacttatATTTCAATAAGTTGTTGCATTTATTTGCCATTTTCCAggcaaaaaaataatgaaaagagGGATTGCTTAAGATTTTTGCACAGCACagtacatacacatacatgcaggACTCAAGTTTTCCTAGCAGAACTTTGCATAGTAACAAGGGGATCAGTGACATTCACGTCACCTTCAGCAGTTTTACTGTTGTGGCTGATCAGTCTATTTAGAATAACTCATGTTTCACACTCTCGCCATTAAGTTTTTGATTCCTCAAATCCTGCGCAAGCTTCAGCATCAGCCCACATGCCATAATCCATATACATGATTCATCTTTGATATGTCATTTTCCCGGCAGTAATCCCAAACTGTTTATTAAAGtgtctttactgtttttaacttaCTATATTCAACATTTTCCTTATAAACGGCTCATTACATTTGGTAGACATTGTACCAGTTGTTTGTCTTAATTTACATCCATCAGTGTACAATGTACAGAACATTCTAAAATATTCAATAAAAAGGTTATCAAGGGTCAATGTGTCTTTGGCTACCGGGCACCTTTGACAAAGGCGTGATGTTCATCTGCAATAGAAATCAgggatttttgtgtgttttctctgtctttatTCATAGATTTTCATGATTAATTACCCACTGAAAATACAAGTCATTCATCAGAACTGATATGAACCAAGCAGTTCATCAGCATCGATGTCCAATAACTTGCATGACCTACAGTGCACTGCATAATCTCCTCAGATCTCCTTCTAACGGATGTTTCTTCTTTTATCCAAAGTGTTTTTACTCACAGGACTGCAGCTGACTGGATGTTGCGCAATATACTGTTCTACACGACAAAAAGAAAGCAGCCATATGTGAGATTCATGAACTGGTGAATTTGGCATCAGATTTCGCACCAACTGAAGCCAGATTTAAACAAGGGAAAGCATTCACTCTAGCCTTCTGctgcagaagaaaaaggccTTCTGAAACTAGGGTGGGTACTTAATCATTAATCAGTTGTATGTGACTCATGTGTCTGGATAAGATGAGATGGTTGCATCAGTTGTGGTGTACCTCAAAATGTAGTAACACAGTCTTGTGATAAGCAGTCTCACAGGCGATACAGACGTGTGCTCAACACCTGCTTTCACAGAGAAACTAATGTTTCACCAGCTGTCCTGGAGGAGCCTTCAGCACAAGGGACGGAGTCTTGACCAATCTCGATTCATGTGTGCACACCCACACGCTCACAACACCACCTTTTATCAGTGCAACACCACCGTTCCTCTTCCTTCCCATCCTTTTAGATAACTTCCATGGATCCAACTGCTCACTGCCAAAACTTAATAGATGCTGACAGATGAATGTAGGCAAAGCAtgccaatatatatatatcaaggTTCATCCACGGGGAAAAACAAATGagtgatataaataaaatttaaaacaacattGTAGCTGAGATAAACACCCTGTCAAATCTTTGCAgagataaaaagaataaaaatgtagtGTGGACAGAGGAATGATTCTCTCAAGTATGGACAGCTGCACATCTCATGTCATTTTAGCTCATACTGCCTTCTAGTGGTGCACCGTCGTTCCCAGAGACTTACTGAAACCAGTAACCTGCACATAAACTTTTTAgttgtttctgccttttttgcaattttgtatttttcatgctacaaaacagcaaacATGTTAAATCTATTTGACCTTTATCCATCAATACAGGCACATCAAATGCTGAAGATTCAACCCGAGCTTCCTTCGTGGCAATGGGGGCTACATTTGCTCCTAGGTGGgaataataaacaataaaactttgtacagttactttgtttgcaaaaaaaggaaactaCAATGTGAATATTACTCACATCTATTTACGCCTTCCCCATCCCTAGAGGGAAAAGATCCAGTGCTCAGAGCTTTTTGAagtcctgcagagtcctggcgcAATCGAGAGGTGTGGAGAGTTGAAGCTTGCAAGAAACCTGTTGTGCACTGGGGGATTAGCACATCTGATTACACAGTGAGTCCTGCACAGAGCATCCTGCCTCTGAGGCCCTACTGACAGTTCATAGGACTTCAGagaccctccaacctcccaCAGCTACTGAGATGTCAGACAAGTTTAACCAATCTGGGGATACAAAGCTGCAGGAACATGGAATTTATTAAGACTTAAATTTAACCCTTGTAGTatctttaaaatttaaaaagacagTTTAACCTTGGGACCCCAAAAGGTCCTAAGGCAACAGGTGATATAGCAATATCAtaaatgaattaattttttCACATCAAATCTTTTCAACAACTTCAGACCTAACCATAGGCCAAAAATGAGTTTATTGCAGCCTAGAATAGGTCAATAATTGATAACAACATTGATTTGgatgcattattatttttggagcaatcagttttttaaaaaaagatcactTTTGTCCTTGGGACCCCACATGATTGCGCTCACAAAAGGGTTACAATGTCATATATAAAAATTTTTCACATCAGATCTTTTCAACAACTTCAGACCTAACCATAGGtataatgttttttattattttttattaatatttgtaTATTTCTATACCCTTATTGTCACAAAGACCCCTGGTTTTTTTATTGGAAAAAACCATAATCTGCAATATTTTCCAAAAATGAGTTGCAAAATAGAATATTTGCCATGAGTTTATTGCAGCCTAGAATAGGTCAATAATTGATAACAACATTGATTTGgatgcattattatttttggagcaatcagtttttaaaaaaaagatcactTTTGCCCTCGGGACCCCACATGATTGCGCCCACAAAAGTGTTACGATGTCATATATAAAAATTTTTCACATCAGATCTTTTCAACAACTTCAGACCTAACCATATGTataaagtttttcatttttttttatgtttttaatgccCTTATTGTCATAAAGATCCCTGATTTTTAATGGGAAAAACCCACAATCTgtaatgttttccaaaaattagttgcaaaacaaaatatttggCATGAGGTTATTACAGCCTTGAATAGGTCAGTAATTGATAACAACATTGATTTGgatgcattattatttttggaacaatgacaattttttgcaaaaacaaactgaactgagctgaataaactcaacaacaaactgaacaaagatgtaatttacattttataacaTGAACCACAAAGTGTTTTCAGATGGATTTTGCAGGCAGGGGCACCACATTTGCAGCAGTTGGTTATGATCCTTTTGCGCTGTTTGCACGATGCGCACTGCTTCCGCTTTTTGGAAGGCGACTcccactcctcctcctgctgctcttcctcctcctcctgctgctcttcctctttctcctgCTGATCCTGCTGCTCTTTGCCCTGGGCTTGTAAGACCAGGCTGACTGCAAACGGTGTTCTAGGCAGGTGGCTTCTCTTCATCATGGTCGGGGTGATGAGTGCTCTGCCAACCTGCTCTATGAACAGACGCCGGCAATAGCGCTTTCCTTTGTTCCACTCTGTGTCCACAGCAGTGAAGAGGACAAAAGCGTTGTAGCAGCTTACATCAATCATATGATACAGCAGACACATGGGCCACCTACGTGTCCTCCGACGGCAGGAGTAGGTGCCACAAACCtgcaaaagaaagagaaatgacaTGAAATGACATGAATAGATTTATACAGTCCCCCCCCCGTTACTGTAACTATCCAAACTATCATCATCACATTTATGCTATCAGATAACTGATGGGACTCTCACAGTTTTAACAACGAGTAACAGTAAATAATTTGGCAAATAATTGATGTATAATTGTGCTTACCTGATCTAGATGATCCACAGCCCCTTTGCACTTGTTATAGTCCAGGATGATCTGGGGCTTTTTCTTGCCAGAGTTCTCGACTTGTGGCTCACGGTGCTTTGTGCTCAACAGGAGAACATTTCTTGATTTCTTTGGCACATAGGATACCAAAGCAGCGTTGCGACTAAAAGCAAAGACAGAGGACATTACCTCTCTGTGTTGAATGTTCAGCAGCTGTGGGGGCAGCTCAGGTTTGTTAATCCTCAGAGTGCCCACCAGGGccatcttcctcttcctcaaTTCCTCTGCAAGAGGAAATGATGTAAAAAAATTGTCCATTGTTACTGTGTGGCCCTTCAGCCCGTCTGTCAAATCAAGCACCACCTGCATTCCTTGACTAACCTCCCTCTTTGCTGATTCAGACTTCCCTGTGTATATCTGCAGCCTCCAGGCATAGGAGGTCTGCACATCGCATAAGGCCCAGATCTTTAGCCCATATTTTGCAGGTTTGAGGCGCATATATTGTTTGAATGAACAGCGGCCCCTAAAAGGGACCAGCTGTTCATCCACACATATTTCCCTCCCTGGATTAAAAAATGTGGGCAGGCGGCTACTCCACTTGCTCCATAAATCCTTTATAGGACCCATCTTATTCTCCCTGCGGCAACCTGGACGGGAAAGACGATCGTCAAATCTTAGGGCCATATTAATTTGCTGGAATCTTTTTCGTGACATTGTAGCAGGAAAAATAACACGTCCTGTCACCCCATCCCACAGGCTTTCTGTAGCTTCATGTTGAGACCTGTACAGGCCAGCAAGGATCAGCAGCCCCATGTAAGCCCGCAGCTCCTCCTCACCTACGTCCTTCCACTGTTTTACCGACCTCTTCCCCTGCAGGTTGGTAAAATGCCGGATTAGCTGCATAAGGTCCTCCGcaaaaagaagatcaaaagcacTCACGGGGCTGCTGATCCTAGCAGTTGCGTAATGGGTTGGTCCTGGGGTTAAAATGGAAGCGGGGAAAAATCGCAGGGTCTCTTCGTGTGTGGGACACCACAGGATTTCCCCATTTTTCGATCTCCACTGACTGTCAAGCTCCATTTTtgtctcttcctccttctcctcctccgaCGAGCTGCAAAGCTCCTCATTGCCTGGCAGATATTCCTCCCCTTCTTCATTGCTAGTGCTATCTTTTTCGCTTTCGGAAGACTGCAAGACTGCAGCAACAGCCTCGTCTGAATTCAATGTGGGCTCCATGGTGCAGAAATGACCAGTGTTGCAAaatcctcagtaaggaaaatcgctattggttgtcctttttttttctctccaactGTATTTGCAAGAACAACAATAGAGATTGAaagaccacgtgactttcgcgcattgcattgtgggtacgagtggcaacaaaatcaaaacactgcatcatGCGCTAGCATTTCCAGCACCGGGTAATCCTTATTTCTGcggttttaatccctacttgcattttatttgcccccAAAACAGTTATGTACCAAACGAAGGAGAACACGGCATTAAGTCTTCCTAATAACACCAgtaaaagtcgccagatttgttaCTAGTCgctttttgagaaaaaaaaaaaaagtccctaagggggtctgaaaactcgctaataAAACATAGCGACAAAGTCTCTAAGTTGGGAACACTGGAAATTACCAGTAAAACCAGGCTCCAAATTATTCTCACAGACTTCAAAGGGGCACCTGCATAAACATGTTATACCGTGCATACAATAAGCGAGAGGAGGCTGTCTTTGATCAAGAAAGAACATAAACACAGCCCCTTTGGCCTTTgataattacacacacacacaaaatttaTTCTCAATCACATTCACACCACTCTCTTATATCAATCCCAGCACATCCACACCATTTTTATGGTGGTCCTGCATTCAAAACCAGGCCTCCACTGAAAATGTCTAAGGTGGAGTTCTGCCTATATCCGGTGATGAGAGTACTCATTTCATCCAAAACctatttttccttcattttgaaGGCAGAACCTTAGA
This genomic window contains:
- the LOC100691378 gene encoding piggyBac transposable element-derived protein 4, with translation MEPTLNSDEAVAAVLQSSESEKDSTSNEEGEEYLPGNEELCSSSEEEKEEETKMELDSQWRSKNGEILWCPTHEETLRFFPASILTPGPTHYATARISSPVSAFDLLFAEDLMQLIRHFTNLQGKRSVKQWKDVGEEELRAYMGLLILAGLYRSQHEATESLWDGVTGRVIFPATMSRKRFQQINMALRFDDRLSRPGCRRENKMGPIKDLWSKWSSRLPTFFNPGREICVDEQLVPFRGRCSFKQYMRLKPAKYGLKIWALCDVQTSYAWRLQIYTGKSESAKREVSQGMQVVLDLTDGLKGHTVTMDNFFTSFPLAEELRKRKMALVGTLRINKPELPPQLLNIQHREVMSSVFAFSRNAALVSYVPKKSRNVLLLSTKHREPQVENSGKKKPQIILDYNKCKGAVDHLDQVCGTYSCRRRTRRWPMCLLYHMIDVSCYNAFVLFTAVDTEWNKGKRYCRRLFIEQVGRALITPTMMKRSHLPRTPFAVSLVLQAQGKEQQDQQEKEEEQQEEEEEQQEEEWESPSKKRKQCASCKQRKRIITNCCKCGAPACKIHLKTLCGSCYKM